The Lycium barbarum isolate Lr01 chromosome 4, ASM1917538v2, whole genome shotgun sequence nucleotide sequence TAATGGTACTTACCAATAACATAATTCTTCTTATGCTCAGTGTTAGGTTCTAAAGTATCAAAGTGCCCCCATCGCTTCACTAAGTTAGTTCTGTTTGCTGCTTAGCTGTAATGTTTATCGAGGTGTGAATGATATACGAGCTATATGTTTATGATTAACAGGAAATGCTTTACttattttgttttcttatttACTACATGGATAATACTGCCTTGAGGAATGATCAGACTGATTAAGTTATTTGAGCCTAGTTGGTTGAAAAAATAATGGAACTTGTGATATGAACTAGGATTCTCTAGGGTCTTTTGGAAACAGgtacactttaccctctccagaccctacattgtgggatttcactaggtatgttgttataCTATGGACTAGGATTGTTGGCTTTTGGAGAGATTCTGAAATTTGACATGTTTCTTGAAGATGATCAAAAGTTATCGTAAACTTTCAATGCCTCGGCCGTATTTCTCTTGAACATTTTCCCACTGAGACAGTTGCACTTCGATTTAGAGGAGATATTTTGTTGTTCTTATGTAACACGTGAAAACTCGTTATTTGATACTAAAGTCTTTTGCCGTTCGATTTAGTGGAGACATATGGGGTGTGTTTGGTAACAAAGGAGaatgttttcttgaaaaataaataGGTTCCTTACTAATTTTCTAATGTTGGGTAAATATGAAAAAAAGATATTATcccaaaaatatttatatataatttagAAAAACACTATGGGGTTGGGATGAGGTGGAGTGGGGGTGAGGATGGGGTTGGGCGGATGGGAAGGAGACTGAACGTTTAATGTCACTTATGAAAGTTGTTTTTTCTTCTTCTGTTAGGTAACTCATTTTCCCCATtcttaagaaaaatattttcctagagaaaatattttctaaaacATTTACCATACCAAACACCTATAATGTCAAACTTCTCAAAAGTAATTAGTAGAAACTTTTAAAGACTAGTAAGATCtttggcttttttttttctttttccaaaagAACTCGTACTAATTTGTCTTAATTTAATAAAAGCTGTAGGTGGCATATCGATACTTGAACAATATATTCAATTCTCTTTTGTATGGAAATGCTTAATAGTGTTAATATTTACATTTACTTGGATTCCACTAAAATCTCGAAGGGTTGCAACTAGAGCATCTAAAAATCATTTTCTGCGACTAGGAGTGTATACAATCTTCTATCCAAGTAATAATGCCACATGTGCTCTTTTCATTTGGCAATACAATCTCAAACTTTATCTGAGAATTCAAGATTTCTTCTGTCCACCACAACTTCTCTGTTTTCCACTAACCCCACAATACACTTGGTGGCCTATACCTTTGTGCCACTTTGTGTTTATTCTTGGAAAGTTGAGTGCTTGTTCTTCCTCAGCAGAAGTCAAATTTTTGAGTCAAAAAATGGCAACACAGGCATTGATCTCTTCATCATCTATTGCCTCCTCAGCAGAGGCTGCCAGACAAGTTCTAGGAGCAAGACATTTCCAATCTCCAACCAAGAAGGCCTCCTTTGTTGTAAGGGCTGCTGCCACTCCACCTGTTAAGGTAACACACCTTTCCTCTTTCTCTCCCTATATTATTAACAGGTACATTGACACGCACTATATAGCGATCGTGGTGTTTGAGTCAACTTTGTATTTTGACCTAGCATATAACATCACCTAGCGTTATTTGCATCTATTGAAGTTTTCATCCCACTTCATTTATGCCAGGATACACCGTTGGGTTACATTTCATTCAAGTCTGTGTGTGTATAATAGTGGAGTCGGGGTTAGATTTACATTTTAACTATTCCACTGGGTACTCACTACTCCCACCAGCACAAGTATCGCGTAACTTTACCCACCAAAGCTTAGGTAGATGAAAAGAAAGCACATAACATTATTCGCCTCATTTGAAGCCTAGTATCTATGGTTTTCATCTCACTTCATTAAGCGTTAAGCTACACCCTTGTGTTACATTTGATTTAAGTATTGACATGCTTTTGTGTTGAACAGCAAGGAACAAATAGGCCTCTCTGGTTTGCCTCCAAGCAGAGCCTTTCATACTTGGATGGCAGGTAAGACTGATGGGACTCTCTAAACTTAAAATTTGTGCCTCCATTGCCTTGCTAACTTCTGCATTTATCTAATCTGGACTGGCCATCTTAAATCTAAATATTCGAACATCTTCATTGGTATGTAATCCACAGCCTTCCAGGTGATTATGGATTTGATCCCTTGGGACTCTCAGACCCTGAAGGTACTGGAGGTTTCATCGAACCGAAATGGCTAGCATATGGAGAGATCATCAATGGAAGATTTGCTATGTTGGGGGCAGCAGGAGCCATTGCACCCGAGATTCTTGGAAAGGCTGGTCTGATCCCAGCAGAAACAGCCCTTCCATGGTTCCAAACAGGAGTGATTCCTCCAGCTGGAACATACAGCTACTGGGCAGACGGTTACACCCTATTTGTACTGGAGATGGCACTCATGGGATTTGCTGAACACAGAAGATACCAGGACTGGGCTAAGCCAGGTTCTATGGGTAAACAATACTTTTTGGGGCTAGAGAAAGGTTTGGGAGGCTCTGGAGATCCAGCATACCCTGGTGGACCTTTCTTTAACCCTCTCGGGTTCGGAAAAGATGAGAAGTCTATGAAGAACTTGAAGCTCAAGGAGGTTAAGAATGGAAGACTAGCTATGTTGGCTATCTTGGGTTACTTCATTCAAGGTTTGGTAACTGGAGTTGGACCTTACCAAAACCTCCTTGACCATTTGGCTGACCCTGTAAATAACAACATCTTGACCAGCCTCAAGTTCCACTAAACCAGGGGTATAGCACTCGGTTTTACCTGCCCTGTTCTGATATGTAACTTTATGTGCAGATATTCTTTTGCATATCATTGTAATCTGTTAAAAAGGGCATGTGACTCAAAAACCTGGTTTTTTTTCAGAGTTTTAGCTGGCTAGCTTCCTGCAGCATTCTTTAGAATCATGCATAAACTCGAGTCTCTAAGACAAAAGCAACTTCCAAGCAAGAGCAAATACTGGATTAAACGGAGAAATAAAAGACGTTAACCTAAAATTTGCAGCAGAGAACCACGACACAAAGGGACTTAACCTTCATTACAAATAGTCAGATACGTAAATATCATACTCGTGCAAGCCTCTTAATTATCAGTCTACTATCATGCCCTTCTTTCAGTTGGGTCCAAATCTGACAGGTATTTCCACcaaaggaggaaaaaaaaaaaacagacgcTGAACGATACAGACAAAAAAATCATTTGGCACATAACTCAACAATCATGGAAGAATAATCTGTCTGACCCAAACGAACAGATTAACACGATGAAGACcttattctttttctctctttttgatGAACGAAAAATCCATAATGGCTAGCAGCGCGTGGTTCGGAACTCAGTAGATAATGGGTCTGCCCCTCCCTACTCTTCTCTACTTAAGTATCAGGCTTTTGTCAGTGATGGGTTCGGACCCATGATGTGCACCTAATCCACCATCATGCATTGCTctcttaccactagaccaaaCCACTGGAGCAATGAAGACCTTATTCTTTTACACTACTGATTATGAAAATTCAAAATTAATACAAAACCTCTTCAAGTTTAGCTTGCGGATGGACTCCATTCAGCAGTGCCACCATGAAGACTATAATCATAAGACCTAAAACTGGAAAGTAGAGGCCCAAAGTACAGTATCTTAGGTAGTTCTCTCGCGATCATAACATAAGTTGTTCATGTTAAGCAGCATTAGCCAAAGGTTCATTTTCATTTGATGCTTCAAGCCTGCAAGGTTATAACCAATAATACAGGAGTCAAACTACGCAAAAACGAGTTATAAGGCAGGTACTGATGGCATCTCATTTGCAGCCCTAATACCTACTTCAAAGAACAGAACTAAACTCTTTCTTCTATTATCTTTTCCTGACATGTTAATAAAGGTTCCATAACTAGAGTTCTTTTGTTAATGCTGGTCTAAATGTCTCGCCAATAGTGACAAGCATAACAAAAAAACAGATTATTGGCTACTATAGATGCTTAGCTTTTGCTTTTACCATTTTGGCTAGCTTTACAAATTACTGTTCAACATGTGTGCAAACTATTTAAAACACTTAGGCAGCTTATGGAAAAAAGTTCTCCAAAATCTTGTGAACCTGCTTTAGCATACATTGAGGTCTTGGAATACCTGAGAACTCTAATTTTGCCCTGAAAATTATTGCTAAAGTTCCCACCTGCTAGGCAGTGGGGTAAAGCTCATATATTGCTTAGTTTCAAGAAATAGACATTGTTTTGCACCGAGCTTTTATTGTCAGGATCTCTTTCTAGGGGAATTGGTTCAACCCCATGGACTGTCCAATGTGCAATGGGAAACAAAAGCATTATCGTACCAGAAAGTAAAAGAAACCTGAATTCTATCTAAGCTGAAGCGAAATATGCAGTTAGTGGCAGGAAATAGGAAAGGCACTCATTGATGCTAGAAAGAAACCACAACTCTGTCAATCTTAGATAATATTCCTGCTTGAACTGGCAGGTTGCACAATTATGTCATTAAATTcaacagagaagttggcttaaCAAGAAGTTGAAAATTCAAGGAAGCCTATATACTTTTTCTGAGATAAATAATTTAACCCAGAAAACTAGAGAAATTGCAGGTCATAAATATGTGCATATTTTTACCTCTGAAGTCCTTCGCCAACTTCAATTCTTAGAAAGCTTCCTATCTTAACTGGCGAACCGACATCCTTGGATAGATTGCTTAACAATGTCTGCAAGTTTTTCACAGATGAGTCAACTAGACTGTCTCTATATAAACACTGTATGAGAAGCCAGTACATGTAAGAAAGGATGCACATTAGAGACTGCAATGGGGTGGAATCTAGTACATAGAACCAACTGAACAAATAACATCCTAAGAAATCCACAGCAAATAAGCAATTTGATGTTTATAACAAATACGCTGAATAATTAGATTCAGACAATTGAAAAGTGAGACCAAGCTATCTtccttccttcaaggtgataaGTTGATTTAGACTTGAGCCTTGCACAAATCTCCAAACATATGTTGATAGAGAAATACATCTGGATAGGACCCAACGCAACATAAAAGATTCAAAAacaagaaaatgaagaaaaggaTGTCTGTAACATCCAGCCTAGCCACTAACTCCATATGTGCAACAGTAATTGGACCAATAAAAGCACAAGTGCAACTTTTTCAATTTTCAAAAGATGGGTCCCAAGCCAAATTATATAACTGGTTTGAGTTTTTACTTCAACGGATGTGAGAGCCTTTTTTATTTGGATAAGGTAAAAGTTAATGTGAGAACCTTGTTGCAATTGTTGAAAGAGCGCTTAAGCCCTAAAGCAACAAGCAGGCTGGGCGCTTCAACAAAACCAACCAATCAAATGCCTTTTCCTTATTTAAAAAAGGCTCATTTATGAGGCCATTGTGCTCTCTGTATATTGTAACAACCCAACCCCTCATTTGTGTATTTATCCCCTGTTCCGTGATTTGAGACATCCATAGGTTCATATAATGTTTTGGGACTTGTTGGGATGTTCAGGCCGGGGCACGAGGGGCTCGAGTGAGTTTTGGGCAAGAAAAGAGGACCAGCACGAAATATCCTAAACCAAGCTTCAAGCTCCCATTTGGGCGTCGTCACATAGAAGAAGAGCAGGTTGATTTAAGAGTAAGAGGAATAAGAGATTGAGGCCTATAACTTGAGTGATTTCTATTAAAGCTGTGGAGCAGTAGGAGAAAGTTATGGATGAACATCCTAGTATATGAACAGGAAATTCCTGAACTTAGGATAAGAAAACTAGATAAATCTGTACTGTTACCTTCTCAAATAAAAACTAGATAAATCTGAGATCGAAACTTAAAACTGTATATTTGCATCTGAATAAAAAATTTAAGATGGGTTTTCGACATAATTGACACGCTATTGTTTTTTAATTGACTGCAAACAAGTAACAAGTTCGTCAGTGCTTCCTCTGATGCTTCAattcattcttcttctttttgttgttttgttgtgttCTTGTTCTGTAGTTGCTCACACAGTTTCTGTACCAGAAAGATTGCCTGAACTTGGATAAAACTCATAAAAAGGTACATCAACCAACAAATGGACTAGCTCAAACAGGGAGGAAGGCAGGAACCATGCTTCAGAGGTGTCGGCCAAAAATTATCTGAACTGTGATGATATTTTTAATTCCTCTGCTCAATTCATATTCAATATAGTAATTTTTTTGTCCTAGTTTATCTATCCAGACAGACACCTACTATTATCTGTGtttcattctttctttcttttttttgatAAGGAAACATACTATTACCTATCTTCATTCTGCATTTTTATTCACTAATGCGTGTATTTAGTTGCATTTTGCACTTAAAGCATCATCAGGGCCTTGCCATTTTCTAGTGGCTTTCGCTTTGGAAAACATCGTCAAAAGATCATGGAGCTGTTTTGAGTGAAAAGCTGGTTCTTAAAGGTCCAATCTGATCTTATGTACCAACACTTTCAATTTGTGACCATTCTGAATTAGGGACTGCCGCCCATATAAGGGCATATCTGACCCATTTTCATACCAATTCTAACACCTACGCCATATTAAGGGCAATTAAAGTAATAGGGGCCCCAAATCCATTATGTGTTACATCTACCTCTAGTCCGGATTTTCATCTTGGTCCTGAACGCACACTGACAAGCATCAGcagaatttttattttataacaatatCTGGTATTCAAAAGAGATGTTTGGACTATGGCAAGAGCGTGACCTTTCTTatgaaaagtagtagaaacagaaATCTAGTAAAATGGCATCCCAACTAAACGATTACTTtcttaccttcacattcattgcGTCATTCACAATAAATTTCTGCTCCATTAAAACTACTTCCTCAAAATATTTGCGCAAACGACCTTCAACCATTTTTTCTATGGCAATCTGAGGCTTCCCGGAACTCTCTGCCTGTAAAGGAAAACATAACAAGTACTTAGAACTTGAATTTACAAAACCTTACAAGATGATGAATGCACGCTTCACTATTGATCAAAAAGATATGGGTTTCTGCTGAAATTGATAAAACATATTGAAGCGTCGGAATAATCCCTAGGTCCTAACAGCTGATTTAGCACAACTCCTacagcccgtttggatgggcttatggcttttggcttataagccaaaagccaTAAGTTAGAAATTCTAGCTTATGGCCTTTggcttatttttgtcattttagcTTAAAAACAAGTGTTTAAAGGTTATTTTGGTTTAAAAGCACCTagaataagccaatccaaacaggctcctaatTACCAAATTCCTAGAGCCATTACATAGCATTGTCTTTGTTTTAAAAATAACGGAAAAAACCTATCTGACCATCACTAAAAGATGACAAAAATGAAAAATACAGGACATATCAGATCCTCGATTAACATTTGACTGTTTATAAGTACACAAAATCTACGTGGGCTATATGCCTATATCTTATATGAAGTACTACAAGGTTCTTAAAGTGTTTCACAGCATCAAATAGAAAGAAAAGCTATTAGATTACAAGATAACAATGCTCCAAGCACATTACACCCCCACCCACCACACCACAAACCCAAccgaaggaaaaagaaaaggaaaataaaaaaatgaacaaCGATGTAACAGGCATTTTTTTCTGAGCACACGCATCGTAGATCATATTTTACTCATCTGTTAGTCTTTGATTTCATAAATCCTATATCTTCACGTGAACCCAACAAAAACAAGTCAAAACTTTGCATTGACAAGTACCTGAGACTTGAGAATCTCACGTTCATTGGTTAGTGCATCAGAGGAAACATCTTCTTTTGTTAAGAACAAGGGCTTAGCAGCAACGACATGCATTGCTAATTCTGATCCAACACGCTGAAGTGCATCTTGTGAGACATTCTGATCTTCTACTTCAAGTGATAAAATCCCAGCAATACGTCCAACACCTGCATATTTTTACAAGCATTTGATTCTGTTAATTCAAATATCAAAAGCTCCAGTTTGTTTCAGATATTATTGAAAATGTTATTTTTCATAATTCCATTTACAAAAACGAATATGCATAACAAATTGGATAAAGCAAGGCATCTCACACAAATTCTACCTGGTTGAGGGGTTGTATGTAGATACGTTGATATCACACCAAGCGAAGGAGCGGGCATTGCAAAACCCCTTCTTAGCTTGACATTCTCCCCCATCATAGCAGCTACTTCAGTTATTGCATTTTGGACACTTTTTTCTCCACTCAATTTAGGATGGTCAAGGTTCAGCTTCAACTCCTGTAGAAAACAAAGAATTTAAAGGGTTCTGATCTTCGATAGAGAAGCTAAGCTGCAGAAACACAAGAGGATTTAAACTTGCACTACGAAACTAAACAGCTTAAATTGATCAGGATGCTTCCACATGAAACCATAAATCAACAAAAAGTAAAACTCTTAACAATGGAAATTAAAAGTACTTACATACTTGTCAAACATCCATCAAAATGTTAAACTGGATACCCTAAAGTCCTAAAACTagtgtaaatatataccgtagaGAAAAAACTATGAAGACCACTTACCTCCAGATGTTCAACAGGAAAAGCAGCAAAAGACTGTTGTGAGCCCTCAAGCAGCAATGCCAATTTCGCCAAAGATAAGGCCTATTCATGATGCATATATAAAATAACAACTCCATGAGACAGTATCGCATCGGAGGATAGAGGAAGGTTGCTACTAAACTATGCTAAAGAGAAACTTATTTAGAGGACTATTAATGAAAATAAGATCTCCAAAACCATAAATTTGAGGATTGTCTTGCAAAACCCAAGCTTCTTGTCTTGCAAAATCCAAGCGAAATATGTACTCTCTTTTGTTCAATTGCATATTATGCCTTTCATCCAAGCTGTGCCACAACTAAAATCCACTTCGCTAAATGGGATATCCTTACTATGTATGACAAGTTTAAAGTAGTCCCACTTTTACTCTTCCTTACATATAAATAAAAACATGACAGCAATCTATCGCTGCATTTGTGGACCCACTTATCATAATAATTCATATTCCAAACTCCAACTTAATAAATTATTCCAAGTTAAAGTTTCCTATAAAACTGGGTATACTCAAGCCTAACATTCAATTTGAATCTGGAAAGTATCTATTATACAATATGTATCTAGTCCAGCTTTGATATCATTTTATCCAGATGCAGTAACACCATTCCATAGAACTTTGTCTCAAAACTTACTCTAACCAGAAAAAATTAAGTAGGGTCAGAAGCGAATACTAACCAAGTATTGAAAAATTTCATTCCTTGCAACAAAGTCTGTTTCACAGTTAAGTTCAATCACAGCTGCCTTCCTTTCATTCTGTGCCAAGGCAAGCAACCCTTCAGCAGCAGTTCGAGACGACTTCTTCGATGCAAGAATGATCCCTCTTTTTCTTAGGTCTTTCTGAGCAGCCTCTGCATTGAAGAGATATTATCACTTCATTCTATGCCAAGAACGGCAAAAGAATAATAGGAAGTTGAGTAAGGAAAAAACAAATGATTTGCACACTTGCCAATATCCCAATTGCTAGTGACAAGAGCAGCTTTGACTTCTTTTATGGGAGCACTTGTTCTTTCTCTCAGCTGCTTTATTAAGTTCATCTGCTCTGACGAGGAAATCTCGGCTGAATATCTCCTAATAGAGACTGCAAATGTTCTAGGCCCATTCCCATATTTGTGAAAATAGCCTCTAGACTCAGCAATGGAATTTCCGTAACGTGTCAAAGTAGAGTAGCCATGACGGCTACATATAGAACTATTTAAACTCTTGTATATGATCTCAATAGGACGTTTTACACCCCGATAAAATACCATCTTCCAGTTAGTGGAATGTGATCTGAAAATTAAGAAACATGGATATCCTTAGTGTATGCATGATGATCTCAAAGCATTTGAAGAATCGTTTATTTATATCAAAGAAAATAGATATACACACACACAGAACATTGAAGTTCAGTTGTTAGAAGATTCACAAGTGAGGATTCTATCAAAAAGGCAAATCATATGCAGAAACAGAGGAGAAAGAGGGGAAGAGACCTAAAAGCAAACATAGGTCGGAAGAGAGAACACTAAGATCCAAGGCCTCCTCTTCAGGGATATGGAAGATCAAACTATGGAATTAGCTCAACAAAATTCAATCacagctatagaaaattgagaaGTAGAAGAGGTTGAACCTCTTCTCATTCAGCAACAACAAGCCATTCATGACAAAGAAAGGGAGACATCAGTTTGGGTTCAACAAAATATGATCAAACTGGGCAAATTACTGGGGGCAGATTTCCAGGGGCATGAAGAGGAGGCCTTGGAATTGTTGTTACAAGTAGATAGTTGCAGACAAGCTAGAAGGATGGAGTCTGACAGTGAGTGCAAGAAGACAAGATTCAAAGGGGCACAAGAATTAAAAGGTCTACTCACTTTTGATGCTAAATTCAAGAGCAAGGGGGAAAGGAGTAAGGGGAGCAAGATACTTAACTCGGATCCATGCAGTTCAAAATAGTTTCTTGGAATGTGAGGGGATTGAATGACAGGGATAAAAGGAGAATTGTGCAGAGTTTGGtagttgactggaaggcagatATCAGCCTCCAGGAGACTAAACTAGAGGGGGACATTAGAGATATTGTCAAACAAGTGTGGGGAGGAAGATGGATCAAATTTGCTTACTTGGAGGCTAGTGGCACTAGAGGGGGTATCATGATGATGTGGGATTGCAGAAGCTGGAAGGGGGAAGTTTTGGAAATGGGCAGCTATACTTTGACGTGCAAGTTTGAAGCACAACTTCAGAACTTTTCATGTCATATAACTGGGGTCTATGCTCCAAATAACTACATCGAAAGAAGGACGGGAAGAGGTTGGTGCAGTCCGGGGATTGATGGAAGGACCTTGGGCTGTTTGTGGAGACTTTAATGTCGCCAGATTCATCTCAGAAAAAAGAAATTGTAGGAGAAGAACAAGGAGTATGGTGGAATTTTCTGATTTCATTGAAGACATGAACTTAATTGATCTACAATTAGAAGATGGTAACTACACATGGTTCAAAGGGGATAATCAAGATAGAGCTTCCAAAATTGATAGGTTCCTGATTTCTGAGGAGTGGGATGACAGTTTTAGTAATATAAAACAGATTCCCCTACAAAGATTAGCATCTTATCACATTCCACTAGCTTTAGAGGGGGGCACGTGGAACAGGAGCAAAAACTATTTCAAGTTTGAGAACTGGTGGCTAGGAACAACTGGTTTcaatcattgttttaaaaggcaatgtcaggactcgccccggggctcgcctcggggcagggcagtggcaaaacgctctagggctaacgtgcggggcttagttcctatgaggcttacgccctaagcgcccaaccgtacgccctaaacacgcccaaccgtacgccctaaacacgcccaacgcccagggctcgcctaacagttcttacacaaattatattttaaattccttaattaaaatcattcaccctcataattgtttaacaaaataatgatatttaatagtttttcatctatagaaatagaagattgggtgtaactcatataacaagtcctagtattggatatttactatttgagaacgtcgtgagggtgaatatcacttaatttaaaaaaaaaaaaaaacacatagcggaattgtacattttcacttgtcattggtcataagtcctatgtatcaaaattatcatataattttattttttgttcatgaagaagttatgttttaattgtaatattgataaattttattgattatttgcttatagggagataaaatgaatagtatgatagtaatagtgttttaagaaactgtgtttttttccgtgtttgaaagttaaaatgttagaattgttttgcatttcataatagcttttatttcaatgttatatataattacaagttataagcggtgtataatggattgctttgatcatttttttgtgaggatcaagcgcgcgcacgcgctcacacacacacacacacacacacatacatacatacatacatacatacatatatatatagatatagatatatatatatatatatatatatatttattatttttttatttattttttcatttatttacagttttcttttattttttatgtaattttacctatttaaaaatatttattgtaattatattattttaagaaatactaaaaattaaatacccatgaggcttacgccccgccctcgaggcttacgcctcgtcgaggcggatgtaaaacgccccgccttacgccccgccttttaaaacactgtttcAATGACAGAGTCCAAGAATGGTGGAGCTCTTTCAGTTTTTCAGGCATGCCTGACTATGTACTGGCTTGTAAATTAAAAGCTCTCAAATCAAAACTCAAGGACTGGAGCAGAAGTGAGACAGGAAATTTGGGTCATCAAAGGAAGAAGTTGTTAAGCCAAATGGCAGAACTGGATGAGGTGTTGGGAGACAGAGTTTTAACAGAAGAAGAAACTGTAAAAAAGGCAGCACTGTTCATGGAGTACGAGGAGTTGATAAAAAATGAGGAAATCTCATGGAGACAAAAATCTAGGGCCCTATGGTTGAAAGGAGGTGACAGGAACACAAAGTTTTTTCACAAAGTGGCAAATGCACGTAAAAGATTCAACAATATTGACCAACTGATGATCCAGGGAGAATTAACAGAGGAGCCAGCTAGAATAGAAGAGGAAATTATTGATTACTACCACAAACTGTACAAAGAAACTACTCGGTGGAGACCTACATGCCATTATGACAATTGCC carries:
- the LOC132636547 gene encoding chlorophyll a-b binding protein 8, chloroplastic-like — encoded protein: MATQALISSSSIASSAEAARQVLGARHFQSPTKKASFVVRAAATPPVKQGTNRPLWFASKQSLSYLDGSLPGDYGFDPLGLSDPEGTGGFIEPKWLAYGEIINGRFAMLGAAGAIAPEILGKAGLIPAETALPWFQTGVIPPAGTYSYWADGYTLFVLEMALMGFAEHRRYQDWAKPGSMGKQYFLGLEKGLGGSGDPAYPGGPFFNPLGFGKDEKSMKNLKLKEVKNGRLAMLAILGYFIQGLVTGVGPYQNLLDHLADPVNNNILTSLKFH
- the LOC132636546 gene encoding elongation factor Ts, mitochondrial, with amino-acid sequence MVFYRGVKRPIEIIYKSLNSSICSRHGYSTLTRYGNSIAESRGYFHKYGNGPRTFAVSIRRYSAEISSSEQMNLIKQLRERTSAPIKEVKAALVTSNWDIEAAQKDLRKRGIILASKKSSRTAAEGLLALAQNERKAAVIELNCETDFVARNEIFQYLALSLAKLALLLEGSQQSFAAFPVEHLEELKLNLDHPKLSGEKSVQNAITEVAAMMGENVKLRRGFAMPAPSLGVISTYLHTTPQPGVGRIAGILSLEVEDQNVSQDALQRVGSELAMHVVAAKPLFLTKEDVSSDALTNEREILKSQAESSGKPQIAIEKMVEGRLRKYFEEVVLMEQKFIVNDAMNVKTLLSNLSKDVGSPVKIGSFLRIEVGEGLQRLEASNENEPLANAA